Proteins from a single region of Sphingomonas swuensis:
- a CDS encoding alpha-ketoacid dehydrogenase subunit alpha/beta translates to MADADPAFTGTETDWREVARLVLTSREMDRLEEEELVPARQVLYQFSARGHDMAQVLLGLKLRDGDAACGYYRSRPLLLALGVPLADALGSGMGRSGGYSGGRDIGVVFNYPNPGGAHALPMSGGVGAQYTPAAGWAQAIRYKAEVLKEQASGNLSLVLGGDASCATGGFWSALTIATTQKLPMLFYVEDNGYGISVPSTYQTPGQDIAANLASFQGLAIFNGDGTQPVEAARLIDQAVQHVRSGAGPALLRLTVPRLEGHSYQDTQTYKSEDVIAAEWARDPLPRLKVHCAGRQIGEGAWSELEQQVAWEVGRAREEAEARPVLDVANVADDVFFSGRHSAVGGQAGLGLERTHDEPRPDGQRINMVTAIRRVLDQELAANPRMCVFGEDVGPKGGVHAVTLGLQDKFGHARVFDTSLNEEGIVGRAVGMALAGLLPVPEIQFRKYAEPATEQINDCGTMRWRTANRFAAPMVLRVPGGFFKCGDPWHSQTNEVQFVHNPGWMVAVPSNAEDAVGLLRMSLRGNDPVLFFEHRAMLDDSWARRPWPGDDYVLPFGRAKKTREGDRITIVTWGAMVPRCEAAAEGVSADVLDLRTLMPWDREAVLESVRRTRRCLIVHEDLRTGGFGAEIAAVVADEAFLDLDAPVARVTMPDIPSPHHPSLLEAAVPSVARIRAEIDRLVGF, encoded by the coding sequence ATGGCTGACGCCGACCCTGCCTTTACCGGCACCGAGACCGACTGGCGCGAGGTTGCCCGGCTGGTCCTCACCAGCCGCGAGATGGACCGCCTCGAGGAAGAAGAGCTCGTCCCGGCTCGCCAGGTGCTCTACCAGTTCAGTGCCCGCGGCCACGACATGGCGCAGGTGCTGCTCGGGCTGAAGCTGAGGGATGGCGACGCGGCCTGCGGCTATTACCGGAGCCGTCCGCTCTTGCTCGCGCTCGGCGTTCCACTGGCCGACGCGCTCGGTTCGGGCATGGGGCGGAGCGGAGGCTATTCGGGCGGCCGCGACATCGGGGTAGTCTTCAACTATCCCAATCCGGGCGGCGCACACGCGCTTCCGATGAGCGGCGGCGTCGGCGCGCAATATACGCCGGCTGCCGGCTGGGCGCAGGCGATCCGCTACAAGGCCGAGGTGCTGAAGGAGCAGGCGAGCGGCAATCTCTCGCTGGTGCTCGGCGGCGACGCGAGCTGCGCGACGGGCGGCTTCTGGTCGGCCCTGACCATCGCGACCACGCAGAAACTGCCAATGCTCTTCTACGTCGAGGATAATGGCTACGGCATCTCGGTGCCCTCGACCTACCAGACCCCGGGCCAGGACATCGCCGCAAACCTCGCTTCCTTCCAGGGGCTGGCGATCTTCAACGGTGACGGGACCCAGCCGGTCGAGGCGGCGCGGCTGATCGACCAGGCGGTCCAGCACGTGCGCTCTGGCGCCGGGCCGGCGCTGCTGCGGCTCACCGTGCCGCGGCTCGAGGGCCATAGCTACCAGGACACGCAGACCTACAAGAGCGAAGACGTGATCGCCGCCGAATGGGCCCGCGATCCGCTTCCGAGGCTGAAGGTGCATTGCGCCGGCCGGCAGATCGGCGAGGGCGCGTGGAGCGAACTCGAGCAGCAGGTCGCGTGGGAAGTCGGGCGCGCCCGAGAGGAGGCCGAGGCTCGACCGGTGCTCGACGTGGCCAATGTCGCCGACGACGTCTTCTTCTCGGGTCGTCACTCGGCCGTCGGTGGCCAGGCCGGGCTTGGGCTCGAGCGCACGCACGACGAGCCGCGCCCCGACGGCCAGCGGATCAACATGGTCACCGCCATTCGCCGCGTGCTCGACCAGGAGCTGGCCGCAAACCCGCGCATGTGCGTGTTTGGCGAGGACGTCGGCCCCAAGGGCGGGGTTCATGCCGTGACCCTCGGGCTGCAGGACAAGTTCGGCCACGCCCGCGTGTTCGACACCAGTCTCAACGAGGAGGGCATCGTCGGCCGTGCGGTCGGGATGGCGCTCGCCGGGCTGCTTCCCGTGCCCGAAATTCAGTTCCGCAAATATGCCGAGCCGGCGACCGAGCAGATCAACGACTGCGGGACGATGCGCTGGCGCACCGCCAATCGCTTCGCCGCGCCGATGGTGCTCCGCGTGCCCGGCGGCTTCTTCAAGTGCGGCGATCCGTGGCACAGCCAGACCAATGAGGTGCAGTTCGTCCACAATCCGGGCTGGATGGTGGCGGTGCCGAGCAATGCCGAGGATGCGGTCGGACTCTTGCGGATGAGCCTGCGCGGCAACGACCCCGTCCTCTTCTTCGAGCATCGCGCGATGCTCGACGACAGCTGGGCCCGGCGTCCGTGGCCGGGTGACGACTATGTGCTTCCCTTCGGCCGGGCGAAGAAGACCCGCGAAGGCGACCGGATCACCATCGTCACTTGGGGCGCGATGGTCCCGCGCTGCGAAGCCGCGGCCGAGGGCGTCAGCGCCGACGTGCTCGACCTTCGCACGCTGATGCCGTGGGATCGCGAGGCGGTGCTCGAAAGCGTCCGGCGGACGCGCCGTTGCCTCATCGTCCACGAGGACCTGCGTACCGGCGGGTTCGGGGCGGAGATCGCGGCGGTGGTCGCGGACGAGGCCTTCCTCGACCTCGATGCGCCGGTCGCGCGCGTGACCATGCCCGACATCCCGAGCCCGCATCATCCCTCGCTGCTCGAGGCGGCGGTCCCGAGCGTCGCCCGAATCCGGGCCGAGATCGACCGACTGGTGGGGTTCTGA
- a CDS encoding SRPBCC family protein — MVQDTHDHDKVDREVERLNRQAVADAEAKRPSPAGKRKLPEVDEDERVRIRGAAEKRRDGKSGRNSDAGTSNRALIGLGLGLATAGAAAFFFARARSEDEDHGPTISDAPDHVLRGRALREARNQEGGRALVGRTVTIAKPASELYAFWRAFERFPEFMDNVREIRRVDEKSSEWIIEAPMGATVSVRTRIVEDVPNKTIAWVSEPDSQIEHEGRVEFADAPPGRGTYVRLLLRYTFPAGEIGRLFAKLLQREPNVQARRDLRRFKQLMETGEVPVNSSPSARKSESPTQPHI; from the coding sequence TTGGTCCAGGATACACACGATCACGACAAGGTCGACCGGGAGGTCGAACGGCTCAACCGGCAAGCCGTCGCGGATGCCGAGGCGAAGCGCCCAAGTCCGGCAGGCAAGCGCAAGCTGCCCGAGGTCGACGAGGACGAGCGGGTCCGCATTCGCGGCGCGGCCGAGAAGCGCCGCGACGGCAAGTCCGGCAGGAACAGTGATGCGGGCACCTCGAACCGAGCGCTGATCGGTCTTGGCCTCGGCCTTGCGACTGCCGGTGCCGCGGCCTTCTTCTTCGCCCGTGCGCGGTCCGAGGACGAGGATCACGGTCCGACGATCAGCGACGCACCCGACCATGTGCTGCGCGGCCGCGCCCTTCGCGAGGCCCGCAACCAGGAAGGCGGACGGGCGCTCGTCGGGCGCACCGTCACCATCGCCAAGCCGGCGAGCGAGCTTTACGCCTTCTGGCGCGCGTTCGAGCGTTTCCCCGAGTTCATGGACAATGTCCGCGAGATCCGCCGGGTCGACGAGAAGAGCTCGGAGTGGATCATCGAGGCCCCGATGGGCGCGACGGTGAGCGTCCGGACCCGGATCGTCGAGGACGTTCCGAACAAGACGATCGCCTGGGTAAGCGAGCCCGACAGCCAGATCGAGCATGAAGGCCGGGTCGAGTTCGCCGACGCGCCTCCGGGCCGCGGCACCTATGTCCGGCTGCTGCTCCGCTACACGTTCCCGGCAGGCGAGATCGGGCGGCTGTTCGCCAAGCTCCTGCAGCGCGAGCCCAACGTCCAGGCGCGACGCGATCTTCGCCGGTTCAAGCAGCTCATGGAAACCGGCGAAGTGCCGGTCAATTCGTCCCCGTCGGCCCGCAAGAGCGAGAGCCCGACGCAGCCGCACATCTAG
- a CDS encoding ferredoxin--NADP reductase: MSEKHFHSLEVAEIVEETAEARSLRFAIPPELADVFRYRAGQHLTLRAEIGGEEVRRNYSLCTAPADGALKVTVKQIAGGAFSNWVARALRPGDRLDVMPPHGSFTYPFEAGQRRHFVAFAGGSGITPIMSLARTALSEEPDSRFTLFYGNRDASSIIFLDALAELKDRFLGRFELFHLLSDEDGDVELLNGMLNRDTCVQLLESFVPRADEVAAFFICGPGPMMDSAEAALLERGVAPERILIERFTAGRPSAALAAEMAELQQQAAGQQISVTIDGRTRRIAFDGTNILDAARASGLPAPFACKAGVCATCRARVTAGEVSMAARYGLSDEEIAAGYVLTCQAVPKGEGVAVDYDA, encoded by the coding sequence GTGAGCGAAAAGCATTTCCACAGCCTCGAGGTAGCGGAGATCGTCGAGGAAACGGCCGAGGCGCGCTCGCTCCGCTTCGCCATTCCGCCCGAGCTCGCGGATGTCTTCCGCTATCGCGCCGGCCAGCATCTGACGCTGCGCGCGGAGATCGGCGGCGAGGAAGTCCGCCGCAATTACTCGCTGTGCACCGCGCCGGCGGACGGTGCGCTCAAGGTCACGGTCAAGCAGATCGCGGGCGGCGCCTTCTCCAATTGGGTCGCGCGCGCGCTTCGTCCCGGCGACCGCCTCGACGTCATGCCCCCGCACGGCTCCTTCACTTATCCCTTCGAGGCGGGCCAGCGGCGCCACTTCGTCGCCTTCGCCGGCGGCTCGGGCATCACTCCGATCATGAGCCTCGCGCGGACCGCGCTGAGCGAGGAGCCGGATAGCCGCTTCACCCTTTTCTACGGCAACCGAGATGCCAGCAGCATCATCTTCCTCGACGCGCTGGCCGAGCTCAAGGACCGCTTCCTCGGCCGGTTCGAGCTGTTCCACCTGCTCTCGGACGAGGATGGCGATGTCGAGCTGCTGAACGGCATGCTCAACCGCGACACCTGCGTGCAGCTGCTGGAATCCTTCGTGCCACGAGCGGACGAGGTCGCCGCCTTCTTCATCTGCGGACCGGGACCGATGATGGACTCGGCAGAGGCGGCGCTGCTCGAGCGCGGAGTCGCGCCCGAGCGGATCCTGATCGAGCGCTTCACCGCCGGTCGGCCCTCGGCGGCGCTGGCGGCGGAGATGGCCGAACTGCAGCAGCAGGCGGCGGGCCAGCAGATCAGCGTCACCATTGATGGGCGCACCCGGCGGATCGCCTTCGACGGCACCAACATCCTCGATGCCGCACGCGCGTCGGGGCTTCCGGCACCGTTCGCCTGCAAGGCCGGTGTCTGTGCCACCTGTCGCGCGCGGGTCACCGCCGGCGAGGTCTCGATGGCGGCGCGCTACGGGCTAAGCGACGAGGAGATCGCGGCCGGCTACGTCCTCACCTGCCAGGCCGTGCCCAAGGGCGAAGGCGTGGCGGTGGATTACGACGCCTAA
- the paaC gene encoding 1,2-phenylacetyl-CoA epoxidase subunit PaaC, which translates to MPSLPPIRPEDEAVAERIRPAGAFDAPADVHDPVRAGYLLRLGDDSLILGQRLGEWCGHAPSVEVDLSLANLALDLIGQATLLLGAAGDADELAFKRDVLDYRNCLLVEQPNGDFARTMVRQLLFSTWQQMLYQRLEGSSDQAVREVAAKAVKEVTYHRELAADWVVRLGDGTEESARRTQDGLDWCWRFVPELFEVDEELQSAIACGIAVDPRHFEADYRSAIAAVLGEARLPVPADQRPILGGRRGHHSEHLGHLLAVMQYLPRTYPDAAW; encoded by the coding sequence ATGCCCAGCCTTCCGCCGATCCGTCCCGAGGACGAGGCCGTCGCCGAGCGGATCCGCCCAGCCGGTGCCTTCGACGCCCCTGCCGACGTCCACGATCCCGTCCGTGCCGGCTACCTCCTTCGGCTCGGCGACGATTCGTTGATCCTCGGCCAGCGCCTCGGCGAATGGTGCGGCCATGCCCCTTCAGTCGAGGTCGACCTCAGCCTTGCCAATCTCGCGCTCGACCTGATCGGACAGGCGACCCTGCTGCTCGGTGCGGCCGGCGACGCCGACGAGCTCGCCTTCAAGCGCGACGTGCTCGACTATCGCAACTGCCTGCTGGTCGAGCAGCCCAATGGCGACTTCGCCCGCACCATGGTTCGCCAGCTCCTCTTCTCGACCTGGCAGCAGATGCTCTACCAGCGGCTCGAGGGCAGCAGCGACCAGGCCGTCCGCGAGGTCGCCGCCAAGGCGGTCAAGGAAGTCACCTATCATCGCGAGCTCGCCGCCGACTGGGTCGTCCGCCTCGGCGACGGGACCGAGGAGAGCGCCCGCCGGACGCAGGACGGGCTCGACTGGTGCTGGCGCTTCGTCCCCGAATTGTTCGAAGTTGACGAGGAGCTGCAGTCGGCCATCGCCTGCGGAATCGCGGTCGACCCGCGCCACTTCGAGGCCGACTACCGAAGCGCGATCGCCGCGGTGCTCGGCGAAGCGCGTCTGCCGGTGCCTGCCGACCAGCGGCCGATCCTCGGCGGCCGTCGAGGCCACCACAGCGAGCATCTCGGCCATCTGCTCGCGGTCATGCAATATCTGCCGCGCACCTACCCGGACGCCGCCTGGTGA
- the paaB gene encoding 1,2-phenylacetyl-CoA epoxidase subunit PaaB has protein sequence MSDWPLWEVFVRTKGGLAHRHFGSVHAPDAELALRHARDTYTRRQEGVSLWVVKSSDIVASDPAQAGELFEPAADKVYRHPTFYDIPDVVKHI, from the coding sequence TTGTCCGACTGGCCGCTCTGGGAAGTGTTCGTCCGCACCAAGGGCGGACTGGCGCATCGTCACTTCGGAAGTGTCCACGCGCCCGACGCCGAACTGGCGCTGCGTCACGCCCGCGACACTTACACCCGCCGGCAGGAAGGCGTCAGCCTGTGGGTGGTGAAGTCGAGCGACATCGTCGCCTCTGACCCGGCGCAGGCCGGCGAGCTGTTCGAGCCCGCCGCCGACAAGGTCTACCGGCATCCGACCTTCTACGACATTCCCGACGTGGTGAAGCACATCTGA
- a CDS encoding primosomal protein N', translating into MPRARVVTLNAALGPLDYRIPDGMEVEPGSVVIAPLGPRQLVGVAWEAERLPSEEVGDNRLRPLAGLIDVPPVPAALRRLCEWTADYYLSPLASVLRMVLPSSSALEGSRQLTEYRPTGARPERLTPQRLQALERLEGRQGTIRELAAHAEVSDAVLRGLVAAGALERIQVEADSALACPDPAFAPPTLSEDQQAAADSLAASVGNGFDPVLLDGVTGSGKTEVYFEAVAEALLKDLQVLVLLPEIALTEPFLKRFAARFGCAPVAWHSDLRSSQRRRAWRGIASGEAKVVVGARSALFLPYARLGLIVVDEAHEPSFKQEEGVQYHARDVAVMRAKFEDIPVILSSATPAIETRHMVESGRYRELRLRERHAGAQLPSLTALDLTADPPPRGRWIAPRLVEELEANLAAGEQSLLFLNRRGFAPLTLCRTCGHRFQCPNCTAWMVEHRLLHRLACHHCGHVMAPPKACPECGEADTLVACGPGVERIADEVQALMPDARTAIVTSDTIWSPARAAEFVRQMEAGEIDIVVGTQLVTKGYHFPNLTLVGVIDADLGLSGGDLRAAERTFQQIAQVAGRAGRGDKPGRVFVQTHLPNAPVIAALVSGDTERFVTTETQARQEAAMPPFGRLAAIVVSAEDKEEAEAVARRIGRSAPRVEGMEVYGPAPAPLAMLRGRHRFRLLVHARRSLDVQDVIRDWLGATEWSGKVRVSVDVDPYSFL; encoded by the coding sequence CTGCCCCGCGCCCGTGTCGTCACCCTCAATGCCGCGCTCGGCCCGCTCGACTATCGCATTCCCGATGGCATGGAGGTCGAGCCCGGAAGCGTCGTGATCGCACCGCTCGGGCCACGCCAGCTGGTCGGGGTCGCTTGGGAGGCCGAGCGGCTGCCGAGCGAGGAAGTCGGAGACAACCGCCTGCGGCCGCTGGCCGGGCTGATCGACGTGCCGCCGGTGCCGGCCGCCTTGCGCCGATTGTGCGAGTGGACCGCCGACTATTACCTCAGCCCCCTGGCGTCGGTGCTGCGGATGGTGCTTCCCTCCTCCTCGGCGCTCGAGGGCTCGCGGCAGCTCACCGAATATCGGCCGACCGGCGCCCGCCCCGAGAGGCTCACTCCGCAGCGGCTTCAGGCGCTCGAGCGGCTCGAGGGGCGGCAGGGCACCATCCGTGAGCTTGCCGCGCACGCCGAGGTCAGCGACGCGGTGCTCCGCGGGCTCGTCGCGGCGGGCGCACTCGAGCGGATCCAGGTCGAGGCGGACAGCGCCCTCGCCTGCCCCGACCCCGCCTTCGCGCCGCCCACGCTCAGCGAGGATCAGCAGGCCGCCGCCGACAGCCTCGCCGCCAGCGTCGGCAACGGCTTCGATCCGGTGCTGCTCGACGGGGTGACGGGATCGGGCAAGACCGAGGTCTATTTCGAGGCGGTCGCCGAAGCGCTCCTCAAGGATCTCCAGGTGCTCGTACTCCTGCCCGAGATCGCGCTGACCGAGCCGTTCCTCAAGCGCTTCGCCGCGCGGTTCGGCTGCGCACCGGTGGCTTGGCATTCGGACCTCCGCTCCTCGCAGCGACGGCGGGCGTGGCGCGGAATCGCCAGCGGCGAGGCGAAGGTGGTGGTCGGCGCCCGCTCGGCGCTCTTCCTCCCTTATGCGAGGCTCGGGCTGATCGTGGTCGACGAGGCGCACGAGCCGAGCTTCAAGCAGGAAGAAGGCGTGCAATATCACGCGCGGGACGTGGCGGTGATGCGCGCCAAGTTCGAGGACATTCCGGTGATCCTTTCCTCGGCGACCCCGGCGATCGAGACCCGCCACATGGTCGAGAGCGGGCGCTACCGCGAGCTTCGCCTGCGCGAGCGCCACGCCGGGGCACAGCTTCCCAGTCTGACCGCGCTCGATCTCACCGCCGATCCGCCGCCGCGCGGGCGCTGGATCGCGCCGCGACTGGTCGAGGAGCTCGAGGCCAATCTCGCGGCGGGCGAGCAGAGCCTGCTGTTCCTCAATCGCCGCGGCTTCGCCCCGCTGACGCTGTGTCGGACTTGCGGGCATCGTTTCCAGTGCCCCAATTGCACCGCCTGGATGGTGGAGCACCGGCTTCTCCACCGTCTCGCCTGCCACCATTGCGGCCATGTCATGGCGCCGCCCAAGGCCTGCCCGGAATGCGGCGAGGCGGACACGCTGGTCGCCTGCGGTCCCGGAGTCGAGCGGATCGCCGACGAGGTGCAGGCTTTGATGCCCGACGCCCGCACCGCGATCGTCACATCCGACACCATCTGGTCTCCTGCCCGCGCCGCCGAGTTCGTGCGCCAAATGGAAGCGGGCGAGATCGACATCGTGGTCGGGACCCAGCTCGTCACCAAGGGCTACCACTTTCCCAACCTCACGCTTGTCGGGGTGATCGACGCCGACCTCGGACTGTCCGGGGGCGACCTCCGCGCGGCCGAACGGACCTTCCAGCAGATCGCGCAGGTCGCCGGCCGGGCGGGCCGCGGCGACAAGCCCGGGCGGGTGTTCGTCCAGACCCACCTGCCCAACGCGCCGGTCATCGCCGCGCTCGTCAGCGGCGACACCGAGCGATTTGTCACCACCGAGACTCAAGCGCGCCAGGAAGCCGCGATGCCGCCATTCGGTCGGCTCGCCGCGATCGTGGTCAGCGCCGAGGACAAGGAAGAGGCCGAGGCGGTCGCCCGGCGCATTGGCCGCTCGGCGCCGCGGGTCGAGGGAATGGAGGTCTACGGACCCGCTCCCGCGCCGCTCGCCATGCTCCGCGGACGGCACCGCTTCCGGCTGCTGGTGCACGCCCGCCGGAGCCTCGACGTGCAGGACGTCATCCGCGATTGGCTTGGCGCAACCGAGTGGAGCGGCAAGGTTAGAGTTTCGGTTGACGTGGACCCCTATTCTTTCCTTTAA
- a CDS encoding aromatic amino acid transaminase, whose protein sequence is MLTQPAPKGIADLDPVVSDSLLALIALIAADPRDNKIDVGVGVFRDGEGRTPIPASVKEAERRLVESQETKAYLGGWGDRGFTAALRPIVLGPHAGDERIEGVQTPGGCGALFLAARLIKLAKPEAKVLVGTPTWPNHPPVLKGAGLEIVEYRHYDFATRMVDFGALREAATKATPGDVLLLHGCCHNPTGGDFSEAEWREIAAIAKERRLTPLIDIAYQGFGRGFEEDGYGVRVMLDACEEVLIAQSCDKNFGVYRDRVGSFWLKTRDKAATANAMAHVLQIAREAWSMPPDHGAAAARIVLEDAGLRSQWQGEVAAMRDRINTVRRRIADSDQRLGYIANEYGMFSMMPLSPDQVRALRERHAVYMADSGRFNVVGIADRDIDRFCAAVIEAMDEVPVHG, encoded by the coding sequence ATGCTGACCCAGCCTGCGCCCAAGGGCATTGCCGACCTCGACCCCGTCGTCAGCGATTCGCTGCTCGCACTGATCGCGCTGATCGCGGCCGATCCGCGCGACAACAAGATCGACGTGGGGGTCGGCGTATTCCGCGACGGGGAGGGGCGCACCCCCATTCCGGCGAGCGTCAAGGAAGCCGAACGGCGGCTCGTCGAGAGCCAGGAGACCAAGGCCTATCTCGGCGGCTGGGGCGACCGCGGCTTTACCGCGGCGCTGCGCCCGATCGTACTCGGACCGCACGCCGGAGACGAGCGGATCGAGGGCGTCCAGACCCCCGGCGGCTGCGGTGCGCTGTTCCTCGCGGCAAGGTTGATCAAGCTCGCCAAGCCCGAGGCCAAGGTGCTGGTGGGCACGCCGACCTGGCCCAATCATCCGCCGGTGCTCAAGGGCGCCGGGCTCGAGATCGTCGAATATCGCCATTACGACTTTGCGACCCGGATGGTCGACTTCGGCGCGCTCCGCGAGGCAGCAACGAAGGCGACGCCCGGTGACGTGCTGCTGCTTCATGGCTGCTGCCACAATCCGACCGGGGGCGACTTCAGCGAAGCCGAGTGGCGCGAGATCGCGGCAATCGCGAAGGAACGCCGACTCACGCCGCTGATCGATATCGCCTACCAGGGTTTCGGCCGCGGCTTCGAGGAGGACGGCTACGGCGTCCGGGTCATGCTCGACGCCTGCGAGGAAGTGCTGATCGCGCAGAGCTGCGACAAGAATTTCGGCGTCTATCGCGACCGCGTTGGAAGCTTCTGGCTCAAGACCCGCGACAAGGCGGCGACCGCCAACGCGATGGCGCATGTCCTCCAGATCGCGCGCGAGGCCTGGTCGATGCCGCCCGACCATGGCGCGGCGGCGGCCCGGATCGTGCTCGAGGACGCGGGGCTTCGTTCGCAGTGGCAGGGCGAGGTGGCGGCGATGCGCGACCGGATCAACACCGTCCGCCGGCGGATCGCCGACAGCGACCAGCGGCTCGGCTACATCGCCAACGAATATGGCATGTTCTCGATGATGCCGCTCAGCCCCGATCAGGTCCGCGCGCTGCGCGAGCGCCATGCGGTCTACATGGCCGACAGCGGCCGCTTCAACGTCGTCGGGATCGCCGACCGCGACATCGACCGCTTCTGCGCCGCGGTGATCGAGGCGATGGACGAAGTTCCCGTCCATGGCTGA
- a CDS encoding dihydrolipoamide acetyltransferase family protein, translated as MIDVRVPDEQEGTKAVVRAWLKKPGEAVALNDPLVELETDKVTQEVPSPAAGVLAEILLDTDAEAVPGALLGRIDAEASGSPAQDGSEVPLPAREKAEDAGPRLSPGNGEAESRLSPSVRRALLQHDIDPSRLTGTGRNGRITREDVDRAVEGATVSHVDGGEKPIAQPRVAEANWQDIPHDRMRRAIAENMVRAVSDAPHVTALFEADFSAITAHKKALAARGRKLSYTAYFLKAAAEAMAVAPAINGRWAEDRIVVAPSVDIGVGTALGEKGLVVPVVRDCANLSVEEIGARLDDLTARARSGKLERADVAGGSFTISNHGVSGSLLAAPIILHGGQAAILGIGKLQKRVVVRDTEAGDVIAIRPMAYVTLTIDHRVVDGHQTNAWLSRFVDLLEGWPAPPA; from the coding sequence GTGATCGATGTCCGCGTTCCCGACGAGCAGGAAGGCACCAAGGCGGTGGTCCGCGCCTGGCTGAAGAAGCCGGGCGAGGCAGTCGCGCTCAACGATCCCCTGGTCGAGCTCGAGACCGACAAGGTCACGCAGGAAGTGCCTTCGCCCGCGGCGGGGGTACTCGCCGAAATCCTGCTCGACACCGATGCCGAGGCGGTGCCTGGCGCGCTGCTCGGCCGGATCGACGCGGAGGCGAGCGGCTCTCCTGCTCAGGACGGATCCGAAGTCCCCTTGCCAGCGCGGGAGAAAGCAGAAGATGCTGGGCCGCGGCTTTCACCGGGGAACGGAGAGGCGGAAAGCCGCCTCTCGCCATCGGTCCGCCGGGCGCTCCTCCAGCACGACATCGATCCGTCGCGCCTCACCGGCACCGGCCGAAATGGGCGGATCACCCGCGAGGACGTCGACCGCGCGGTCGAGGGGGCGACGGTCAGCCATGTCGATGGCGGCGAGAAGCCGATCGCCCAGCCGCGCGTCGCGGAGGCGAACTGGCAGGATATTCCGCACGACCGAATGCGGCGTGCGATCGCCGAGAACATGGTGCGCGCCGTCAGCGACGCGCCGCATGTCACGGCCCTTTTTGAAGCCGACTTCAGCGCCATCACCGCGCACAAGAAGGCGCTTGCGGCGCGGGGTCGCAAGCTCAGCTACACGGCCTACTTCCTCAAGGCCGCCGCAGAGGCGATGGCGGTCGCCCCTGCCATCAACGGGCGCTGGGCCGAGGACCGGATCGTGGTTGCGCCCTCGGTCGATATCGGGGTTGGCACCGCGCTTGGCGAGAAGGGGCTGGTCGTTCCGGTCGTTCGCGACTGCGCCAACCTGTCGGTCGAGGAGATCGGCGCCCGGCTCGACGACCTCACTGCCAGGGCACGGTCGGGCAAGCTCGAGCGAGCCGACGTTGCTGGCGGAAGCTTCACCATCTCCAACCATGGCGTGTCGGGCTCTTTGCTGGCGGCTCCGATCATCCTCCACGGCGGCCAGGCCGCGATTCTCGGAATTGGCAAGCTGCAGAAAAGGGTGGTGGTGCGCGACACCGAGGCGGGAGACGTGATCGCCATCCGCCCGATGGCCTATGTCACCCTGACGATCGACCATCGCGTGGTCGACGGTCATCAGACCAACGCCTGGCTGAGTCGCTTCGTCGACTTGCTCGAAGGCTGGCCCGCGCCGCCCGCGTAA
- the paaA gene encoding 1,2-phenylacetyl-CoA epoxidase subunit PaaA has translation MYTTDLSKPGAKVQPIATQEDPELLAAFEARVAADEFIEPKDWMPEAYRRTLTRQISQHAHSEIVGMLPEGNWISRAPSLRRKAILLAKVQDEAGHGLYLYCAAETLGTSREEMIEALHSGKAKYSTIFNYPTLTWADIGAIGWLVDGAAIMNQVPLQRTSYGPYARAMVRVCKEESFHQRQGYEIMMHLAQGTEAQKRMAQDALNRWWWPSLMMFGPPDDNSPNTAQSMRWRIKRDTNDDLRQKFVDITVPQAEFIGLTVPDSDLKWNEEKGGYDFGAVDWDEFYAVVKGEGPVAKERMTARRDAWEKNAWVREAAQAHEAKKRAAKAAA, from the coding sequence ATGTACACGACCGATCTCAGCAAGCCCGGGGCCAAGGTCCAGCCGATCGCCACTCAGGAGGATCCCGAACTGCTCGCGGCGTTCGAGGCGCGGGTCGCGGCGGACGAGTTCATCGAGCCCAAGGACTGGATGCCCGAAGCCTATCGCCGGACGCTCACCCGGCAGATCAGCCAGCATGCGCACAGCGAGATCGTCGGGATGCTGCCCGAGGGAAACTGGATCAGCCGCGCGCCCTCGCTCCGGCGCAAGGCCATCCTGCTCGCCAAGGTGCAGGACGAGGCTGGCCACGGCCTCTACCTCTACTGCGCCGCCGAGACGCTCGGTACCAGTCGCGAGGAGATGATCGAGGCGCTCCACTCGGGCAAGGCCAAGTACAGCACCATCTTCAATTACCCGACGCTGACCTGGGCCGATATCGGCGCGATCGGCTGGCTGGTCGACGGCGCGGCGATCATGAACCAGGTCCCGCTGCAGCGGACCAGCTACGGCCCCTATGCCCGGGCGATGGTCCGGGTCTGCAAGGAAGAGAGCTTCCACCAGCGCCAGGGCTACGAGATCATGATGCATCTCGCGCAAGGCACCGAGGCTCAGAAGCGCATGGCGCAGGACGCGCTTAACCGCTGGTGGTGGCCGAGCCTGATGATGTTTGGCCCGCCCGACGACAATTCGCCCAACACCGCGCAGAGCATGCGCTGGCGGATCAAGCGCGATACTAATGACGACCTGCGCCAGAAGTTTGTCGACATCACCGTGCCCCAGGCGGAGTTCATAGGCCTGACCGTGCCGGACTCCGACCTCAAGTGGAACGAGGAGAAGGGCGGCTACGACTTCGGCGCGGTCGACTGGGACGAGTTCTACGCCGTGGTGAAGGGCGAGGGTCCGGTGGCCAAGGAGCGGATGACCGCACGCCGCGACGCCTGGGAGAAGAATGCCTGGGTGCGCGAGGCGGCGCAGGCGCACGAAGCGAAGAAGCGGGCCGCCAAGGCCGCGGCTTGA